A genomic region of Xanthomonas campestris pv. phormiicola contains the following coding sequences:
- a CDS encoding acyl-CoA dehydrogenase, with product MTELLSPAALGDARDLRSAALRVLERYPQLPLPGAGSTLDRWRILAEIAAADVCLAKVLEAHYDAQAILAELGTAAAAPGQLFAVWAAEAPDARLVYRMDAAQHGEVHGRKAWCSGAGIVDAALLTAHDEDRQQLVQVHLRQPGIGIDTQAWAAVGMARVVSGPVTFAAVPASAIGAPGEYLTRPGFWHGGAGIAACWFGAATAVAERLRAHPKLPRDAHAAMHLGAIDQQLGAARALLRELAAAIDAAPEDEHRHAVIRLRSFVERAASDVLDRVGRALGPAPLCSDREHAMRCADLAVFVRQSHAEHDWAALGQALGEQAQPWRL from the coding sequence TTGACCGAACTGCTTTCCCCTGCCGCCTTGGGCGACGCCCGCGATCTGCGCAGCGCCGCCTTGCGCGTGCTCGAACGCTATCCGCAGCTGCCGCTGCCCGGCGCCGGCAGCACCCTGGACCGCTGGCGGATCCTGGCCGAGATCGCCGCCGCCGACGTATGCCTGGCCAAGGTGCTGGAGGCGCATTACGACGCGCAGGCGATCCTGGCCGAACTCGGCACCGCCGCGGCAGCGCCTGGCCAGCTGTTCGCGGTCTGGGCCGCCGAAGCGCCGGATGCGCGCCTGGTTTATCGCATGGACGCCGCGCAGCATGGTGAGGTGCACGGCCGCAAGGCCTGGTGTTCCGGCGCCGGCATCGTCGACGCTGCGTTGCTCACTGCGCACGACGAGGACCGCCAGCAGTTGGTGCAGGTACACCTGCGCCAGCCCGGCATCGGCATCGACACGCAGGCCTGGGCGGCGGTGGGCATGGCGCGCGTGGTCAGCGGGCCGGTGACGTTCGCTGCGGTGCCGGCCAGCGCGATCGGCGCGCCGGGCGAGTATCTGACGCGTCCGGGGTTCTGGCACGGCGGCGCCGGCATCGCCGCCTGCTGGTTCGGCGCGGCGACCGCGGTGGCCGAGCGCCTGCGCGCGCATCCCAAGCTGCCGCGCGACGCGCACGCGGCGATGCACCTGGGCGCGATCGACCAGCAGCTCGGCGCGGCGCGCGCGCTGCTGCGCGAACTGGCCGCGGCCATCGACGCCGCCCCCGAAGACGAGCACCGGCATGCGGTGATCCGGCTGCGTTCATTCGTGGAGCGGGCGGCGAGCGACGTGCTCGATCGCGTCGGCCGCGCGCTGGGACCGGCGCCGCTGTGCAGCGATCGCGAACATGCCATGCGCTGCGCCGATCTGGCCGTATTCGTGCGCCAGAGCCATGCCGAACACGATTGGGCGGCGCTGGGCCAGGCGCTGGGCGAGCAGGCGCAACCATGGCGGCTGTGA
- a CDS encoding PIG-L family deacetylase codes for MAAVSAPRIHGDGTPEPAWQRSPWLAALPQRPVEDLIADASRLVVVSPHPDDEVLGCGGALACARRLRVPVCLIAVTDGEACYPDDPYWTPQRLRAVRRAELAAAAQCLGVDAAAICHLRIADGQVGQREFVVAEQIHAHLHAGDLVLTTWRHDGHPDHEATARAVRRAVAACDARMAEFPVWAWHWMDAGAPQQALPGAVRYVLDDADWQAKQQALRCFASQLGTAQPAVPAPILPPQVLQRFARRFEVFAA; via the coding sequence ATGGCGGCTGTGAGCGCGCCGCGGATCCACGGCGACGGTACGCCGGAGCCGGCATGGCAGCGCTCGCCGTGGCTGGCGGCCTTGCCGCAGCGCCCTGTCGAGGACCTGATCGCCGACGCATCCAGGCTGGTGGTGGTGTCGCCGCATCCGGACGACGAAGTGCTGGGCTGCGGCGGCGCGCTCGCCTGTGCGCGGCGGCTGCGCGTGCCGGTGTGCCTGATCGCGGTGACAGATGGCGAAGCCTGCTATCCGGACGATCCGTACTGGACGCCGCAGCGCCTGCGCGCCGTGCGCCGCGCCGAACTGGCCGCCGCCGCGCAGTGCCTGGGCGTGGACGCCGCTGCGATCTGCCACCTGCGCATCGCCGACGGCCAGGTCGGCCAGCGCGAATTCGTGGTCGCCGAACAGATCCACGCGCACTTGCATGCCGGCGATCTGGTGCTGACGACGTGGCGCCACGACGGCCATCCCGACCACGAAGCCACCGCGCGCGCGGTGCGGCGCGCCGTCGCCGCCTGCGATGCGCGCATGGCCGAATTCCCGGTGTGGGCCTGGCACTGGATGGACGCCGGCGCGCCGCAGCAGGCGCTGCCTGGCGCGGTTCGCTACGTGCTGGACGATGCCGACTGGCAAGCCAAGCAACAGGCGCTGCGTTGCTTCGCCTCGCAGCTGGGCACCGCGCAGCCGGCGGTGCCGGCACCGATCCTGCCGCCGCAGGTGCTGCAACGTTTCGCCCGCCGCTTCGAGGTCTTTGCCGCATGA
- a CDS encoding glutathione-dependent formaldehyde dehydrogenase, whose amino-acid sequence MQALTYHGTKDVRVETVPDPVLVDADDIVLRVTATAICGSDLHLYRGKIPDLHSGDVLGHEFMGVVEDVGPEVTRVKKGDRVVIPFVIACGECFHCRLTEYAACETTNTGKGAALNQKGIRPPAALFGYSHLYGGVAGGQAEYVRVPKANVGPLVVPDALHDEQVLFLSDILPTGYQAALNAGVGQGSTVAIFGAGPVGLMTAACCRMLGAERIFMVDRYQYRLDFAQKTYGVIPLNFEEIDDPADIIVGQTDGRGVDASIDAVGFEAKGSTVETVMATLKLEGSSGTALRQCIAATRRGGTVSVPGVYAGFIHGFLFGDAFDKGLSFKMGQTHVQRFLPELLEHIGEGRLKPNEIITHRMGLAQAADGYAIFDKKEQDCRKVILTP is encoded by the coding sequence ATGCAAGCTCTCACCTATCACGGCACCAAGGACGTGCGTGTGGAAACCGTTCCCGATCCGGTCCTGGTCGATGCCGACGACATCGTGCTGCGGGTCACCGCGACCGCGATCTGCGGCTCGGACCTGCACCTGTACCGCGGCAAGATTCCCGACCTGCACAGCGGCGACGTGCTCGGCCACGAGTTCATGGGCGTGGTCGAGGACGTTGGTCCCGAGGTAACGCGGGTGAAAAAGGGCGACCGCGTGGTGATCCCGTTCGTGATCGCCTGCGGCGAGTGCTTCCACTGTCGCCTGACCGAATACGCCGCCTGCGAGACCACCAATACCGGCAAGGGCGCCGCGCTGAACCAGAAGGGCATCCGCCCGCCGGCGGCGCTATTCGGCTACAGCCATCTGTACGGCGGCGTGGCCGGCGGCCAGGCCGAGTACGTGCGCGTGCCCAAGGCCAACGTCGGCCCGCTGGTGGTGCCGGACGCCCTGCACGACGAGCAGGTGCTGTTCCTGTCCGACATCCTGCCCACCGGCTACCAGGCCGCGCTCAATGCGGGCGTCGGGCAGGGCAGCACCGTGGCGATCTTCGGCGCCGGTCCGGTCGGGCTGATGACCGCCGCCTGTTGCCGCATGCTCGGCGCCGAGCGCATCTTCATGGTCGACCGTTATCAATACCGCCTGGATTTCGCGCAGAAGACCTATGGCGTGATCCCGCTCAATTTCGAGGAGATCGACGATCCGGCCGACATCATCGTCGGCCAGACCGACGGCCGCGGGGTGGATGCGAGCATCGACGCGGTCGGCTTCGAGGCCAAGGGCAGCACCGTGGAAACGGTGATGGCCACGCTGAAGCTGGAAGGCAGCAGCGGCACCGCGTTGCGCCAGTGCATTGCCGCCACCCGCCGCGGCGGCACGGTCAGCGTGCCCGGCGTGTATGCCGGTTTCATCCACGGCTTCCTGTTCGGCGACGCCTTCGACAAGGGCCTGAGCTTCAAGATGGGGCAGACCCACGTGCAGCGTTTCCTGCCGGAACTGCTGGAGCATATTGGCGAGGGCCGGCTCAAGCCGAACGAGATCATCACCCATCGGATGGGGCTGGCGCAGGCCGCCGATGGCTATGCGATCTTCGACAAGAAGGAGCAGGACTGCCGCAAGGTCATCCTGACGCCGTAA
- a CDS encoding nodulation S family protein yields MSSVQQYFGAIYRDDDPFGYRERWYEARKRDLLLASLPRARFGRAWEVGCSNGELTAALAPRCDALLATDLSERAVALAAQRNAGTAHVRVQQAEHPHSWPPGRFDLIVFSEVGYYLPLPLLQDCIQRLRASLTGQGVLVACHWLHPFAQACMDGRAVHACLAQTLQLPRLLRYEDEDVLLEAWSATPYSVAAAERLR; encoded by the coding sequence ATGAGTTCGGTCCAGCAGTATTTCGGCGCCATCTACCGCGACGACGATCCGTTCGGCTATCGCGAGCGCTGGTACGAGGCGCGCAAGCGCGACCTGTTGCTGGCCAGCCTGCCGCGCGCGCGTTTCGGGCGCGCCTGGGAAGTGGGCTGCTCCAACGGCGAACTCACCGCGGCGCTGGCGCCGCGCTGCGATGCGCTCTTGGCCACCGACCTGTCCGAGCGCGCGGTGGCCCTGGCCGCGCAACGCAACGCCGGCACCGCGCACGTGCGCGTGCAGCAGGCCGAACATCCGCACAGCTGGCCGCCGGGCCGTTTCGACCTGATCGTGTTCAGCGAGGTCGGCTACTACCTGCCGTTGCCGCTGCTGCAGGACTGCATCCAGCGCCTGCGCGCATCGTTGACCGGGCAGGGCGTGCTGGTCGCCTGCCATTGGCTGCATCCGTTCGCGCAGGCGTGCATGGATGGACGCGCGGTGCACGCCTGCCTGGCGCAGACCCTGCAGCTGCCGCGCCTGTTGCGCTACGAGGACGAGGACGTGCTGCTCGAAGCCTGGAGCGCCACCCCGTATTCGGTTGCCGCCGCGGAGCGACTGCGGTGA